In Candidatus Ancaeobacter aquaticus, one DNA window encodes the following:
- the trxB gene encoding thioredoxin-disulfide reductase, producing MTTSNDKYDVVIVGGGPGGLSAGIYGARGRYKTLLLEKDVPGGQLLLTNEVENYPGFEEMVAGPDLMKAMENQAVKQGLEIRREEVKEIVFNEGANIIKTNKAEYCSKTVIVATGSIPRKLGVPGEDALRGKGVSYCATCDGAFFRNKVLAVVGGGDSAVEEALYLTRFASKVYIIHRRDELRAAKTSQQRVFKNEKIEMVWDSVVEEIVGDKLVSNAIVKNVRSGQTNSLDINGVFIYVGTIPVTDFLKSYDIFDKDGHIVTDIFMETKYKGVFGVGDVRADSARQVASAVGDGVTALLKAANRLIEL from the coding sequence ATGACTACAAGTAATGATAAATATGATGTCGTTATAGTCGGCGGTGGCCCAGGCGGCCTTTCTGCCGGAATATATGGTGCCCGTGGAAGGTATAAAACACTTCTTCTCGAAAAAGATGTTCCGGGAGGGCAGCTTCTGCTTACCAATGAAGTCGAGAATTATCCTGGCTTTGAAGAGATGGTTGCGGGTCCAGACCTGATGAAAGCGATGGAAAATCAGGCAGTGAAACAAGGTCTTGAAATTAGACGTGAAGAAGTGAAAGAAATTGTGTTTAATGAAGGCGCCAACATTATAAAAACAAATAAAGCTGAGTACTGTTCAAAAACCGTTATTGTTGCGACTGGTTCTATTCCTCGTAAACTAGGTGTTCCCGGAGAAGATGCCCTGAGAGGTAAAGGTGTATCGTATTGTGCTACCTGTGACGGTGCTTTCTTTAGAAATAAAGTTCTTGCTGTAGTAGGAGGCGGAGATTCTGCTGTTGAAGAGGCCCTTTATTTAACTCGTTTTGCAAGTAAAGTATATATTATTCATAGAAGGGATGAATTGAGGGCGGCAAAGACCTCACAGCAAAGAGTATTTAAAAACGAAAAAATCGAAATGGTTTGGGATTCAGTTGTTGAAGAAATTGTTGGAGATAAGCTTGTTTCGAATGCAATTGTAAAAAATGTCAGATCAGGCCAAACAAATTCACTTGATATTAATGGTGTTTTTATTTATGTGGGTACTATTCCTGTAACAGATTTTCTGAAATCGTATGACATTTTCGATAAAGATGGACATATTGTAACCGATATATTTATGGAAACAAAATATAAAGGTGTGTTTGGTGTCGGTGATGTACGAGCAGATTCAGCGAGGCAGGTTGCTTCAGCTGTTGGGGATGGAGTCACGGCACTCCTAAAAGCAGCAAATAGATTGATTGAGTTATAA
- a CDS encoding ATP-binding protein, with translation MKKQTFLDKFIERFDKIDRNELLTAMRDLSRENTFLGNILNSLNDGIIVLDKERCIQFINPTAREFVGVNEKDATVGKVIDNFIVDDVLKEFIIPQDVLSSQTINRDLEISFPRKLILGISIIPLMDESEGVSGSAIIIRDLTDKRRLEGRMLQSEKLGALSVLAAGLAHEVGNPLNSLDIHVQLIQREVRKLRIESKKKIVDLVKVVSDEILRLDTIVRNYIHAIRPLKPNYKENDINEIISSTVTLLSPEMFQLNIVVEQNLSKKIPKTISDKGQLKQAFVNIIKNAVQAMRSGGILRISTYFERETIRITVEDRGCGISPEYISRIFDPHFTTRSDGLGLGLMMTHRIIKEHGGDIEVKSQIDFGTVITVLLPLRTITPKMLPEKE, from the coding sequence ATGAAAAAACAAACATTTCTCGATAAATTTATAGAACGTTTCGACAAAATCGATAGAAACGAGCTTTTAACTGCGATGCGTGATCTTTCGCGGGAGAATACCTTTCTTGGTAACATTTTAAACAGTCTTAATGACGGCATTATAGTCCTGGATAAAGAGAGGTGTATACAATTCATTAATCCGACAGCAAGAGAGTTTGTTGGGGTAAATGAAAAAGATGCTACTGTTGGTAAGGTCATCGATAACTTTATCGTTGATGATGTTTTAAAGGAATTTATTATCCCTCAAGATGTATTGAGTTCACAAACTATTAATAGAGATCTTGAAATATCGTTTCCTCGTAAGCTTATATTGGGGATAAGCATTATCCCTCTTATGGATGAGAGTGAAGGCGTATCGGGAAGCGCAATCATAATACGGGATTTAACTGACAAGAGAAGGCTAGAAGGAAGGATGCTACAGTCTGAGAAATTGGGCGCTTTGTCAGTACTAGCGGCTGGACTTGCTCATGAAGTGGGGAATCCATTGAATTCATTGGATATCCATGTACAGCTTATCCAGCGTGAAGTAAGAAAATTAAGAATAGAAAGTAAAAAGAAGATAGTAGATTTAGTTAAGGTTGTTTCAGATGAAATACTCCGGCTCGATACTATTGTTCGTAATTATATTCATGCTATCCGACCATTAAAGCCGAATTATAAAGAAAACGATATTAATGAAATTATCTCTTCAACAGTTACGTTGCTTTCACCTGAGATGTTTCAATTGAATATAGTTGTAGAGCAGAATTTGTCCAAAAAGATACCCAAAACGATATCGGATAAAGGTCAGTTGAAACAGGCATTTGTAAATATTATAAAGAATGCCGTGCAAGCAATGCGTTCTGGCGGCATATTAAGAATATCTACCTATTTTGAGAGAGAAACTATTAGAATTACGGTTGAAGATAGGGGTTGCGGTATATCTCCAGAATATATATCACGTATTTTTGACCCGCATTTTACCACGAGAAGTGACGGTCTCGGATTAGGACTAATGATGACACACAGAATTATTAAAGAACATGGCGGGGATATAGAGGTAAAAAGTCAGATTGATTTTGGTACCGTAATTACGGTATTATTACCACTTAGAACAATTACGCCTAAAATGTTACCTGAAAAAGAATAG
- the gpmI gene encoding 2,3-bisphosphoglycerate-independent phosphoglycerate mutase encodes MKIKKPLVLIIRDGWGVREASEGNATQSADTPVLDTLLSQYPSTTLDASGGPVGLPDGQMGNSEVGHLNIGAGRRVYQDFTRVTKSIHDGDFFDNEVLISAFGHAKKNNSSVHLAGLISDGGVHSHLEHVYGLLRLANKIGVKNVYVHAFLDGRDTSPTAGIKYIAELEKKMAEYTVGKIATITGRYYAMDRDNRWERVERAYRALVFSAGAKSNSATEAIAASYEKDVTDEFVEPIILTNTEGAPIASINSDDSVIFFNFRSDRAREITRTFIDRDFNEFQRKENLFPYYVCLTEYDAAFNVPVAFPTLFLNNIFSEVISAAGLKQLRIAETEKYAHVTFFFNGGIEEPFQGEDRCLIPSPKIATYDLEPQMSAYIVTEELLKRIESHTYDVIIVNYANPDMVGHTGKMDAVTKALEVVDECVGRVIEAVKAKGGRAIVTADHGNSDMMVDQVTGEPFTAHTTSPVHFILVDDDMKSVKLQQGSLADVAPTMLTLLDISIPEDMTGKNLIS; translated from the coding sequence ATGAAAATTAAGAAACCGCTGGTATTGATTATACGTGATGGCTGGGGTGTTCGCGAAGCTTCTGAAGGAAATGCTACTCAAAGTGCCGATACACCTGTTCTAGACACATTACTTTCACAATATCCTTCCACAACATTAGATGCATCGGGTGGCCCCGTAGGCTTGCCTGATGGACAGATGGGCAACTCTGAAGTTGGCCATTTAAATATCGGTGCCGGAAGAAGAGTATATCAGGATTTTACCCGTGTTACCAAATCTATCCATGACGGTGATTTTTTTGACAATGAAGTTCTCATAAGTGCTTTTGGGCATGCAAAAAAGAACAATTCTTCGGTGCATCTTGCAGGCCTAATTTCTGATGGTGGTGTTCACAGTCACTTGGAGCATGTGTATGGGTTGCTCAGATTAGCTAACAAAATCGGAGTAAAAAATGTGTACGTACATGCTTTTCTCGACGGAAGAGATACGTCACCGACCGCCGGGATAAAATATATAGCCGAGCTTGAAAAGAAGATGGCGGAGTATACTGTTGGAAAAATTGCAACGATTACCGGGCGTTATTATGCTATGGATAGAGATAACCGTTGGGAACGTGTTGAAAGAGCTTACAGAGCGCTTGTATTTAGTGCGGGAGCGAAGAGTAATAGCGCAACGGAAGCTATTGCCGCCTCGTACGAAAAAGATGTCACTGACGAATTTGTAGAACCAATTATTCTGACCAATACCGAAGGGGCCCCTATTGCTTCCATCAACTCCGATGACTCAGTCATATTCTTTAATTTTAGGTCTGATAGAGCACGCGAAATTACAAGAACTTTCATCGATAGAGATTTTAATGAATTCCAGAGGAAAGAAAATCTTTTTCCTTATTATGTATGTTTAACAGAATATGATGCAGCGTTTAATGTGCCTGTAGCGTTTCCAACACTTTTTTTGAACAATATTTTTAGCGAAGTGATAAGTGCTGCCGGTTTAAAACAGCTTCGTATCGCTGAAACGGAAAAATATGCACATGTCACATTCTTTTTTAATGGCGGTATAGAAGAACCATTTCAGGGAGAAGATAGGTGTCTTATTCCATCTCCTAAAATTGCGACCTACGATTTAGAGCCTCAGATGAGCGCATATATAGTTACTGAAGAGCTTTTAAAGAGGATTGAATCACATACGTATGACGTTATCATTGTAAACTATGCAAATCCAGATATGGTTGGCCATACCGGGAAAATGGATGCAGTAACAAAAGCGCTTGAAGTTGTTGATGAATGTGTTGGAAGGGTAATTGAAGCTGTTAAAGCAAAGGGCGGAAGAGCTATTGTTACAGCTGATCATGGTAATTCTGATATGATGGTCGATCAAGTTACCGGGGAACCATTTACTGCACACACTACAAGTCCGGTGCATTTTATTCTCGTTGACGATGATATGAAAAGTGTCAAACTGCAACAAGGAAGTTTGGCTGATGTGGCTCCGACCATGCTTACACTACTCGATATTTCTATTCCGGAAGACATGACGGGTAAAAATTTGATTTCTTAA
- the trxA gene encoding thioredoxin has translation MSKMIEATNEIFEQEVMKNEGVVLVDFSAEWCGPCKKLLPTLEEISDEMADKIKVVHVDVDKCSDVAGKFGILSVPTLIIFKNGERVDESIGLVAKESLIEKIDAQL, from the coding sequence ATGAGTAAAATGATTGAAGCAACCAATGAAATTTTTGAACAAGAAGTGATGAAAAATGAAGGAGTAGTGTTAGTTGACTTTTCAGCCGAGTGGTGCGGTCCATGTAAAAAACTTTTGCCGACTCTTGAAGAAATCTCAGATGAAATGGCAGACAAAATTAAAGTTGTGCATGTTGATGTTGATAAGTGCAGTGATGTTGCCGGTAAATTTGGCATTCTCAGTGTTCCAACTTTGATTATCTTTAAAAATGGTGAAAGAGTTGATGAAAGCATAGGTCTTGTAGCGAAAGAAAGCCTTATAGAAAAGATTGATGCTCAGCTGTAA
- a CDS encoding sigma-54 dependent transcriptional regulator — MKPKILIVDDELNTRIGLRTALEGNEYELFLADKADNALKILEENDIDVMITDLFMPGKSGLELLEETKNISPSTQCIMITAYGSVETAVDAMKSGAYDYLTKPLNIDRVELLVKRALSSKQLSVENIQLKEMLDKKYGLHDIIGSSKEMAQVFELVNQVANSKATVLITGESGTGKELIAKAIHMASDIHKKPFIAVHCAALAEGILESELFGHEKGSFTGAIDRKMGRFELADGGTLFLDEVSEMRPSTQVKLLRVIQEKEIDRVGGTKTIKVNVRIIAATNKDLFTQVKEGKFREDLFYRLNVVHINIPPLRKRKDDIPLLVDHFIKQSSLENKKVIEGVSSEVMKLFVKYSWPGNVREIQNCIETMVVLSRSNVLEVKDIPINVVNAMEQVSVTQSSVPINLNEAEKELIKKALVQSQGNKTKAAGLLGLSRRTLHRKINEFDLK; from the coding sequence GTGAAGCCAAAGATATTGATCGTTGACGATGAATTAAATACACGTATTGGACTGCGTACAGCACTGGAAGGAAATGAGTATGAACTTTTTCTTGCTGATAAAGCTGATAATGCATTAAAGATTCTAGAGGAAAACGATATAGATGTAATGATAACTGATCTTTTCATGCCGGGGAAAAGTGGACTTGAGCTGTTAGAAGAAACAAAAAACATATCTCCGTCTACTCAGTGTATTATGATTACCGCATATGGATCGGTGGAAACCGCTGTTGATGCAATGAAATCAGGCGCATATGATTATCTTACCAAGCCGCTTAACATCGATAGAGTAGAGCTTTTGGTGAAAAGAGCATTATCTTCAAAACAGTTATCTGTAGAGAACATACAATTAAAAGAAATGCTGGACAAGAAATATGGATTACATGATATTATTGGTAGTTCAAAGGAAATGGCACAGGTCTTTGAATTAGTTAATCAGGTCGCAAATTCAAAAGCAACGGTATTAATTACGGGTGAAAGCGGGACAGGAAAAGAACTTATTGCAAAAGCCATTCATATGGCTAGCGATATACATAAAAAACCTTTTATCGCGGTACATTGTGCGGCTCTTGCAGAAGGGATACTTGAAAGTGAGCTTTTCGGACATGAAAAAGGATCTTTCACGGGTGCTATTGATCGTAAGATGGGACGGTTTGAACTCGCTGACGGAGGAACGTTGTTTCTTGATGAAGTAAGTGAAATGCGTCCTTCTACACAGGTAAAGCTATTGCGTGTTATACAGGAAAAAGAGATCGACCGAGTCGGTGGAACAAAAACAATAAAGGTTAATGTAAGAATCATTGCTGCAACAAATAAAGATTTGTTTACGCAGGTTAAAGAGGGAAAGTTTCGTGAAGATCTGTTCTATCGATTAAATGTTGTTCATATCAATATTCCGCCACTCAGGAAAAGAAAAGATGATATCCCTCTTTTAGTTGACCATTTCATAAAACAAAGCAGTCTTGAGAATAAAAAAGTGATTGAAGGTGTTAGTTCAGAAGTAATGAAACTTTTTGTGAAATATTCTTGGCCGGGAAATGTTAGAGAAATACAGAATTGTATTGAGACAATGGTTGTTTTATCCAGAAGTAATGTCCTTGAAGTTAAAGATATTCCGATTAATGTTGTAAATGCGATGGAGCAGGTATCAGTTACGCAATCAAGCGTTCCAATAAATCTTAATGAAGCAGAAAAAGAGCTTATCAAAAAAGCGCTTGTTCAATCACAGGGGAACAAGACTAAAGCTGCTGGACTTTTAGGTTTAAGTCGTAGAACCCTTCACCGAAAAATCAATGAGTTCGATTTAAAATAG
- a CDS encoding nucleoside transporter C-terminal domain-containing protein — protein MDVYNIISFSGIFVLIGFAWLLSAHKKNMNWRVVFWGIIIQLCFAVFIFMVPAGTKMFFFLNEMVIKLLNSASAGSRFLFGRLALPPGTTAETGETSLGFFLAFQAFPTIIFFSALMSILYFFNIMPRIIRGFSYIFTKLMKVSGAESLCVASNIFVGIESALTVRPYLNEMTKSELCTLLTAGMTTVSSNVMAVYVFSLHDYFPSIAGHLISASLLSAPAALIMSKVLLPETGTPVTLGMTVAPHYEKESNVFEAIINGAGAGVKLIVGIVALLLAILGLVAMLDLILGFVGTQVNAVFGTAIKLSLKNILGMVFYPFTIILGVPAHDAGIISKIIGERSILTEVTAYQDLAMAIKGNLLQSPRSAVICTYALCGFAHVASMAIFIGGVAAIAPSKTKELSQVGFRALVAATLACLMTACIAGTFFTQGSILLGK, from the coding sequence ATGGATGTCTATAATATCATAAGTTTTAGCGGGATATTTGTGCTTATTGGTTTCGCATGGCTTTTGTCAGCACACAAAAAAAATATGAATTGGCGTGTTGTATTTTGGGGGATAATTATTCAGCTTTGTTTTGCGGTATTTATCTTTATGGTCCCAGCCGGAACAAAGATGTTTTTCTTTTTAAATGAGATGGTAATAAAATTACTTAATTCCGCTTCGGCTGGTTCACGGTTTCTTTTTGGCCGTTTGGCTTTACCTCCTGGAACAACAGCTGAAACCGGAGAAACATCCCTTGGATTTTTTCTTGCCTTTCAGGCATTCCCAACAATTATCTTTTTTTCAGCGTTGATGTCAATATTGTACTTCTTTAACATTATGCCGCGGATAATAAGAGGTTTCTCATATATTTTTACGAAGCTTATGAAAGTATCAGGTGCTGAGTCGTTATGTGTTGCAAGTAATATTTTTGTTGGTATTGAGTCAGCGCTTACTGTGCGCCCATATCTTAATGAAATGACAAAATCTGAGCTGTGCACATTATTAACTGCAGGAATGACAACGGTTTCATCAAATGTTATGGCAGTGTATGTGTTTAGTTTACATGATTATTTTCCGTCTATTGCGGGACATCTCATATCCGCATCGCTCCTATCTGCTCCTGCAGCACTCATTATGTCTAAGGTTCTATTACCTGAAACGGGCACACCTGTGACTCTTGGTATGACTGTTGCTCCGCATTATGAGAAGGAGAGTAATGTTTTTGAAGCAATTATTAATGGTGCAGGAGCGGGAGTAAAGCTTATCGTTGGTATTGTTGCATTACTTTTAGCTATTTTGGGATTAGTTGCCATGCTTGATTTGATCCTTGGTTTTGTGGGGACACAAGTAAATGCTGTTTTTGGGACAGCAATAAAGTTAAGTTTAAAGAATATATTAGGGATGGTGTTTTATCCTTTTACCATTATATTAGGTGTTCCTGCACATGATGCGGGTATAATATCCAAGATAATCGGAGAGCGATCAATCCTGACAGAAGTTACTGCCTATCAGGATCTGGCCATGGCAATAAAAGGGAACTTATTGCAAAGTCCTCGTTCGGCGGTAATATGCACCTATGCATTGTGCGGTTTTGCGCATGTTGCCTCAATGGCGATATTTATAGGCGGTGTTGCGGCAATCGCTCCCAGTAAAACAAAAGAGTTGTCACAAGTCGGTTTTCGCGCGCTTGTCGCTGCAACCTTGGCATGTCTAATGACCGCATGTATAGCAGGTACATTTTTCACACAGGGGTCAATTCTTTTAGGAAAGTAA